Proteins encoded within one genomic window of Eurosta solidaginis isolate ZX-2024a chromosome 1, ASM4086904v1, whole genome shotgun sequence:
- the LOC137249451 gene encoding uncharacterized protein: MHAATMKKINVLWKAGQRAESAEIMQNLLKYRLNRPEANRWYSLFVELQKISTIKENNLQLHRLLNVNNCINDNEFSYIEEYLTCTEPLAKAIDIMQSENNEYYGIVLPYILSVRKKLQRIEEESNFVFCKPLIKSYRRSVEERFGKIFDVNTLQAEKAAIAALSYPRFKNKWLTCLDLPNRVKIVEIFKTCICKRIQDSVPTKNCSLENTFFKFDFDSDSDSDPSVADLGRQSFNTPMAKAELLMVQYFAEESYDLQLLNRYAEIKSIFIKYNTPLPSSAAAEQLFSFATMPNLENNHKLSGDIFEKIIVLKHNLNCQKNV; the protein is encoded by the coding sequence ATGCATGCTGCGACGATGAAAAAAATCAATGTTTTGTGGAAGGCTGGGCAAAGAGCAGAAAGTGCTGAAATAATGCAGAACTTATTGAAGTACAGATTAAATCGACCCGAAGCGAACAGATGGTATAGTTTATTTGTAGAGCTTCAAAAAATTAGCACTATTAAAGAAAATAATTTGCAATTACATAGATTATTAAATGTAAATAATTGTATTAATGATAATGAATTCAGTTACATAGAAGAGTACTTGACCTGCACTGAGCCTCTGGCAAAAGCTATTGACATAATGCAGAGTGAGAATAACGAATATTACGGCATAGTTCTGCCGTACATTCTGTCGGTGAGAAAAAAACTACAAAGAATTGAAGAGGAAAGCAACTTTGTGTTTTGCAAACCTTTAATTAAGTCTTACCGAAGGAGTGTTGAAGAAAGATTTGGAAAAATATTCGACGTCAACACTCTTCAAGCGGAAAAAGCAGCCATAGCTGCATTATCGTACCCAAGATTTAAAAATAAATGGTTAACTTGTTTAGATCTACCAAATCGTGtcaaaattgtagaaattttCAAGACCTGTATATGTAAGCGCATACAAGATAGTGTGCCAACAAAAAACTGTAGCCTAGAAAACACATTTTTCAAGTTTGATTTTGATTCTGACTCTGATTCTGATCCTTCAGTAGCAGACTTAGGCCGACAGTCTTTCAATACGCCAATGGCTAAAGCCGAACTTTTAATGGTACAATATTTTGCGGAAGAAAGCTATGATTTACAACTTCTCAACAGATATGCTGAGATTAAAAGTATTTTCATAAAATACAACACACCTTTACCATCTTCCGCTGCAGCTGAACAGCTTTTTTCCTTTGCGACAATGCCAAATTTGGAGAATAATCACAAATTGTCGGGCGACatctttgaaaaaattattgtATTAAAACATAACCTCAATTGTCAGAAAAATGTATAA